One window of Dermochelys coriacea isolate rDerCor1 chromosome 22, rDerCor1.pri.v4, whole genome shotgun sequence genomic DNA carries:
- the TMPRSS13 gene encoding transmembrane protease serine 13, whose product MPCAPESGLAPPRYVVCDNTMSPAARCKVSSCMGQKKLALILCISFLIVLLIALILLFLFWRSNNSFLYKEPTESCSHRAVRCNGVVDCSQKSDELDCVRFRWDQSLLHVYSSTENQWLPVCSSAWNNSFSRKTCQQLGFQSTSNTEYVLASFPGKSLIVTKEHPSIQQSLNSSKCPTGKYVSLRCTSCGQRTSGRIIGGDKASASKWPWQVSLQYGPSHICGGTVIDTLWVLTAAHCFFMNSVKILDEWKVYAGASNLLHPAKGIPTSQIIINSNYSDDHDDYDIALVKLAMPLTISGQVRPACLPMSGQTFQAGRTCFITGFGKTSENEENTSPELREAEVGLIDYKICNSSSMYQGELTPRMMCAGYLQGGRDSCQGDSGGPLVCEDNSRWYVAGVTSWGIGCGQKNKPGVYTQVTELLSWIHSKMESESD is encoded by the exons ATGCCGTGCGCTCCAGAGTCTGGACTGGCTCCACCACGATATGTGGTTTGTGACAACACAA TGTCCCCAGCGGCAAGGTGCAAGGTCTCGTCGTGCATGGGCCAGAAGAAGCTGGCGCTGATCCTTTGCATCTCCTTTCTGATAGTCCTGCTCATTGCCCTCATCCTGCTCT TCCTGTTCTGGCGGTCCAACAACAGCTTTCTGTACAAGGAGCCAACTGAGAGCTGTAGCCACAGAGCTGTGCGCTGCAACGGGGTGGTCGACTGCTCCCAGAAGAGCGATGAACTGGACTGCG TGCGGTTCAGGTGGGATCAGTCTCTGCTCCACGTCTACTCCAGCACCGAGAATCAGTGGCTACCTGTCTGCAGCAGTGCCTGGAACAACTCCTTCTCCAGGAAGACCTGCCAGCAACTGGGATTTCAAAG CACGTCCAACACGGAGTACGTGCTAGCCTCCTTCCCTGGCAAAAGCCTCATTGTCACCAAGGAGCATCCCTCGATCCAGCAGAGTCTCAACAG CTCCAAGTGTCCCACGGGAAAATACGTCTCCCTCCGATGCACAA GCTGTGGACAAAGGACTTCTGGCCGGATCATTGGGGGGGACAAAGCTTCGGCGAGTAAGTGGCCCTGGCAAGTTAGTCTCCAGTATGGGCCGAGCCACATCTGCGGGGGGACAGTTATTGATACCCTGTGGGTGCTGACAGCTGCCCACTGCTTCTTCAT GAACAGCGTGAAGATTCTCGATGAGTGGAAAGTGTATGCCGGGGCCTCCAACCTGCTTCATCCTGCCAAGGGCATCCCCACCTCCCAGATCATCATCAACTCCAACTACAGCGATGACCACGACGACTATGACATCGCTCTGGTGAAACTCGCCATGCCCTTAACGATATCAG GGCAGGTCCGCCCCGCTTGTCTCCCGATGTCTGGCCAGACATTCCAGGCTGGGAGGACATGCTTCATCACTGGCTTTGGCAAAACCAGTGAGAACGAAG AGAACACCTCCCCAGAGCTGCGGGAGGCGGAAGTGGGCCTGATCGACTACAagatctgcaacagcagtagcatGTACCAAGGCGAGCTGACCCCCCGCATGATGTGTGCAGGGTACTTGCAAGGAGGGAGGGACTCGTGCCAG GGTGACAGCGGCGGTCCCCTGGTCTGCGAGGATAACAGCCGGTGGTACGTGGCCGGAGTGACGAGCTGGGGAATTGGCTGTGGCCAGAAGAACAAGCCTGGGGTTTACACTCAAGTTACAGAGCTCCTCAGCTGGATTCACAGCAAAATGGAG AGTGAGAGTGACTAA